From Aegilops tauschii subsp. strangulata cultivar AL8/78 chromosome 5, Aet v6.0, whole genome shotgun sequence:
ACAACGGAAAATAAGCTATCTGCATGCAGCGATTTGTGTGGCAACAGACCGTCGGTATTTGGGCAGACACCCTCGGTAGTTTTtacctctctctctccctcacgtCATTATTTTCCTACGTGACCTGTGTTACAGACAGCTGACTAGATGGCTTTGTACATGCCCTTAGTCATTGGGGAGTCATACTTCCAAAAATCTTATTGCAAAGACGTATTTCCCAGCTCGTTACGATAGTGTTTCTCCAAATCTAATActagtttttagtttttttacACATAAGGTGTGGATTTTCCTCATGAGGCGTTCTGTAGTTGATGTGATCGGCTAATATCGGGTGGACTTGTTGACCAGCTAGAGGGATGATGCACGCACGTGCTCCCGATGAGCATGGCAAAGCCACGATGCACCGGTTTTCCATGTGTCCCCTCTATGCAAGTGACGTTCTGGTGACGGACACACGAGAAGAAGTCGACATCCGCAAAGCTCCCAATGCCCATGTGTTTGGGCGCACCATGCACGCCATGTCGCCAGGTGACCCTGGAGGCAGTGGTGGAGCTTCaggggtgtttggttcagaagtcttaggactttttctagtcccaaggACTAATAAAAATGACTCTCTAGTAGAGTTTTTTTCTAGTCCCTgtagaaaaagtccctcccgtttggttcctagggactttttagggactttttctagtctctgggactaaaaagtccctgaaccaaacaccccctcaGCCACATCTCTAGGCGGGCAAAAACAGGCCTGATTAGGAAATACCATTGAAATTTTGCTCCAAGGGCGCAGATTCAGTACTAGTCTTCACTGAATTCTTGCTGGGCTGGGGGGCCATGGCCTGGTTTGGCCCAGCCGAAACTCCGCCCCTTCCTTGCAAGGAAGAACACGATAATTCAACCTAGAGCCCGGGCTCAGATGAGCCCGGTAAATAGTACCTCGATTTAAAATTTAAAAAAAGCTCAcaaaatttcaattttttttgtggTGCAAGATACTTTTGTGCGTGAACTCCGTGTAAAATTTTGTGAAGTTTGAACATTCGAGGAGGTCGCCGCTAAAAAGACAAAATCAGGCATGAACAGTGCGATTTTAAAAAGTTTCTCCGACATccaaaatttgtcttttttgccacgAGCTCCTCGAATGTCGAAACTTCACAAAATTTTGCACGGAGTTCACGTACAGTAGCATCTATCAccacaaaaaaaattggaattttttcaACAGTTTTTCTATTTCAAATGGCGGTATTGTTCATGTCCGGTATGGCTCATCTGAGCCCGGGCACCAAATCGCCGCTCTCGGAAGAACAAGGTTCCTTGATAAGGGGGAAGAGGGTACATGTCGTAGCGCGAGTTCTGTACCAAGGCATGCGCATTAGGAAAGGAAAAAAGATACCCGACACGTTATGAGGGGTGGATAATTTGCAGAACCTTAGCGTTAAATTATACTATGAGCTTATCCCCGTAAAAAAAACTATACGCGCTTAAAACTTGTTGAACTAATGGCCACATCGTATTGTGCCTTAAAGAGAAATATCAGGTATTGTTGAGTGTGATTTTTGTTCGAGGGCATTGCAAATTGCGTGCCTTGGCTTCATAAAAGATAGAGATGTAAATTTGAAACTTTTATTATATCCTCTGACCCGCCTTATTTCAACCAAATGAACTAAAATTTCAGAACTTCGGAGGGCACCCTCCAGGTTTCAAATCTGCATCTAGTGTAAAGGCAGACCACATGCATTGTTAGGTGTGATTTAAAGTTGTCTTTCTGGCTTATTTTTCTGTAATATATAACTCGGCCGACGTCCGAACGTTTGGGACCAGAGGAAGATGCCGACTGCACAAAATAAGTATTGTGATTGAAAGTTGTCTCTGTAAAGTGATTTGGACAGAATAATACCTTGCCGACTTCATCAAATAGTATTTCTTTCGCCGTCGACCGGGAGGAATCCCATACGTGAGGGCAGCACCAGAAGGCTTCGAGGACCAAACAGGGACACGTCTGAGCTGGGGATATGTGCTGCGCTCACCAGTGCAAATGTGCAACGCGGCAGTAAACCACTTGGATAACCACTGCTACGCGTCCCCGGCGCAAAGCCTCTATATATTGGCCTGCCGGGGGCGACGCCTCCTCCATCACCAACAGCCAGAGCATTCGTCCACCATAACTGGAAGCAGAGAGCTCGGTCGACTCAGCAAGGAGCAGAGCAGGAGCTAGGTAGCCGCCATGGCGTTCCCGGCGTGCGTGCAGTGCGGGACCAGGGAGAACCCGTGCCGGTGCAAGTTCATCGGGCCGACGCTGGGGTTCGTGGCCTTCCTTGTCACCGGCGTCATAGAGTGGCCGGTGGGCGCGGTGGTGTACCTGTTCCGCCACCGCAAGGGCCGCCGCATCATGGGACACCCCTCCAGGGTCGTCTACCCGCGCGTCTCCAGGGCCATCCCCATCTAATCCTAAGCTCATCCTAATCTAATCCCTTCCTGTATGTTGTAACCTGGTCATTCCGCCTGAGTTGTGTGCATGATTGATGAAGAAGATTCAATAAAATGGGTGTTGTTTGTGTTTGTCTTGTAATCTAAGGCATTTGCAGTGTCTATGCTGTGTGAGGAGTTTGCTACAAATTTGGTTAGTGGATCGCTGGGTTAACTGACTGATATAGGAGTTCCAGATACATGTTAATATAGCAGAGGCCAACGCACGAGAGTCGTTCTCATCAATATTATTCTCGTCTCCCATCTTTTTTTTTATGTGAATAGCAGAAGCTCTGCCTTTGCATCATAGAGCAAAGGAAGTATTACAGAATACATTCATGGCCAAAACACCCACGTATAATAGCAGTACTGTTAAGTATATTTGTGTTGCATGTATTATGTATATTATGGCCCACGTCCTAGTCATGTATAATTAAGGTTAAAGTCCTGCCTATACTTATATATACGTGCACCGGCACCCCATCAATACAATGAATATTGTATTGCCAAACCGTCTCTCTACATGGTATCATCCTTTAGGTCTCTGCCGCCGCGCCCTCTCGcgcgagccgccgccgtcgccgccgcaccccgccgccgccgcgcccttcGCCCGtcgcgtcgccgccgccccgtgacGCCCGCTTCCGCCTCCTGCAGCGccgacccgccgccgccgcgcgcctcctgatcgcgccgccgccgccccgtcgcgcCCTGCCTCTCCTCCCTACCGGTCGCTGCCTCCTCTTCTTCCCGCAGCCGCCGcacctcaccgccgccgctgcTCCCAACCACcaccgaaaccctaacccgccGCGCCACCCCACCCCGCCGCGCCAATGGACTCCCCGGGCTCCTCCACCACCCGCTCGTCGAACCCCTTCGCCGGCCCCGAGCCCTCCGCCTAGGCCATCCGTGACCTCAACATCAAGACCAAGGTCCCCATCCGTCTCGACAGCTCCAGCACGTCGTACTTCGCGTGGAAGACCTACTTCAACCTCGTCTTCCGCGAATACTATCTCACCGAGCACATCGACGGCTTCGTGGACGGTGACTACATGAAGGGCGATCCGGAGTGGTCCGCCATTGAGGCCACGCTCATCCGATGGTTCTACCAAACGGTTGTCGCCGAGGACGACGATGCCTGCGCCGTGTGGACCAAGATCAACGCGCTCTTCACTGACAACAAACTTCAGCGCCTTGTTTTCTTGCAGCAGGAGTTCTTCGGCTGTCACCAGGACAACTCCACCATCGATGAGTACAGCATGAGGCTTAAGATGCTCGCCGACGAGCTTCGCGACATCGGCACCAAGATCTCCGAAGAACTCATGCTGAGAACCCTCACCGCCCGCCTCAACAAGGATTTCGGCAACGCGGCGTCCAACCTCACCTTGCTGTTGCAGCCCACCTTCCAGCGTGTCGTCGCGTACCTCAAGCTTGAGGAGCGCCGGATGACGAAAGTGAAGCAGCGGGTTCAGCacaccgccctcgccgccggcaccACTCGCGGCGGCCCCACTCCACCGGTCGCGCCTCGCCCACCCGCGCCCGCCGGGTATTACCCGCTGCCACCCGCGCCCCCCATGCCACCTCAGCAGCCGCAAGGTGGCGGGGGCCGGCGCAACCGGCGGGGCGGTGGCGGTCGccgtcagcagcagcagcagccggcCCAGGGCGCCGGGGGGCGCCGCGCTACCAGCAGCCCCCTCCGCCGTGCGCAGCCGGGCAGAACCCCTGGACGGGCGTCGTGCATGCCTACCATATGCCCGTCCCACGGGCTCCTGTGCCGAGTCTCCTCGGACCTAGTCCCGCGGGCCACCAGGCGTTCCTTGGCGCACCCTACCAGCCGGCTGGCGCCGGCTACGGTGCCCCCCTCGTGCCGCCGCCTTTCGGTGGTTATGGCCCACCTGCCCAGGTGCCGACCTACGGAGCTCCCGAGCCGCCGCCGGTACCTGCGCCGTGGGATCCCGCCCTCCTGGCCGCCCTGCACTCGGCGCCATCGCCAAGTAACTATGGCGGTGGAGGCGACTGGTACATGGACTCAGGTGCTACTGCGCACATGACAGCTCATCCCGGTAACCTATCCTCCTCAACTCCCGTTCACACACCCACTCGCATCACCGTTGGCAATGGTTCTTCTTTACCTATCACTCATATCGGTAGCACTCATTTTCCTTCTAGTTCCACACCTATCACTATGTCTAATGTCCTTGTTTCACCTGACTTAGTCACTAACTTAGTTTATGTTTGTCGTCTTACTCGTGAGAACCCCCTTACTGTTGAATTTGACGGTGTTGGTTTTTCTATGAAGGACGCCCATACCCGGATGGTCCTCCACCGATGTGACAGCCCTGATGAACTCTATCCCGTGCACGTCGATGCCTCCACCTCCACACCCTTCGCCTTCGCCGCCGGCGTCGACCTTTGGCATGCTCGCTTGAGTCATCCCAACCCCGCCATTGTGCGTCAGATTCTTAgaagtttttctttctcatgtAATAAGCTCGATGAGCATACTTGTGAGGCTTGTCGTTTGGGCAAGCACGTTCGTGTTCCCTTTAGTGCGTCTACCACATTTTCCACTTTTCCGTTTCAATTACTTCATAATGATGTTTGGACGTCTCCCGTTGCAAGTAACACGGGCTATCTATACTATTTGGTGATTTTAGATGATTATTCTCACTATGTGTGGACTTTTCCTCTTCGTCGTAAATCCGATGCTTTAGCCACTCTCACCTCATTTTATTCCTATGTCACCACACAGTTCGGTCGCCCCATTCTTGCACTCCAAACCGATAACGGAAAAGAGTTTGACAACGTCGCTCTTCGCACACTTCTTGCCTCTCACGGCACCATCTTCCGTCTGACTTGCCCTTACACGTCTCAGCAGAACGGCCGCGCCGAGCTTATCCTCCGCACTCTTAATGACTGTGTTCGCACATTAATCTTCCACTCTAACGTGCCCGCTCGGTTTTGGCCCGATGCTCTCGCCACCGCCACTCTTTTAGTTAACATTCGTCCGTGTCGTCCTCGGTggaatgctacctcttgagcactgcgttagttttcccttgaagaggaaagggtgatgcagcaaagtagcgtaagtatttccctcagtttttgagaaccaaggtatcaatccagtaggaggctacatgcaagtccctcgtacctacacaaacaaataaatcctcgcaaccaacgcgataaggggttgtcaatccctacacggtcacttatgagagtgagatctgatagatatgataggataatatttttggtatttttgtgataaagatgcaaagtaaaataaaagcaaagtaaaaaagcaacggaaataactaagtgttggaaggttaatatgatgaagatagacccgggggccat
This genomic window contains:
- the LOC109740163 gene encoding uncharacterized protein, with product MAFPACVQCGTRENPCRCKFIGPTLGFVAFLVTGVIEWPVGAVVYLFRHRKGRRIMGHPSRVVYPRVSRAIPI